Proteins found in one Cellulomonas palmilytica genomic segment:
- a CDS encoding WXG100 family type VII secretion target yields MAEKSSAELQRALDANPDAAIADAERLEALGEPLQEISTELRRLASDLGLEGMSGDAAQASIADTARSMLAKVDALAAIAVVVKEAASTVETAQSEYRALPLGRLTYAERRELEANGASTGIPYIENARAQEREREAAAALSTVNARLNELSLQVKGLADQDRQEEPTPKNPGDDGGGRTPRTPYVPPSVPNPGVQNPVDPPGGGGRNPDPDPVDAPVRPPVTYEPPETVTPYEPPETGTPVGPTPITTEPVIGNPRDTHGDDRPSPGSPVAPVVGGPAIGGGGIIGGDPGSGGTIGGPGAGGGTIGGPGSGGVAGGALAGGAVVGGTALGAMGAARIGGGALGGAMGGVLAGTPGAAGGVGGAAVLGGGPAGAGAAGRGGALGAAAGAGGRGGATNGMVGAAGGGAAGSSKRKRRAGSLGYVAPELDEDEPTTTSRSAGLARGSREDAPKVTVSTPEEDETW; encoded by the coding sequence ATGGCCGAGAAGTCCTCCGCCGAGCTCCAGCGGGCGCTCGACGCCAACCCGGACGCGGCGATCGCCGACGCCGAGAGGCTCGAGGCGCTCGGGGAGCCGCTCCAGGAGATCAGCACCGAGCTGCGCCGCCTCGCGAGCGACCTCGGGCTCGAGGGCATGTCCGGCGACGCCGCGCAGGCGAGCATCGCGGACACTGCCAGGAGCATGCTCGCGAAGGTCGACGCGTTGGCGGCGATCGCGGTCGTCGTCAAGGAGGCGGCGAGCACTGTCGAGACCGCGCAGAGCGAGTACCGGGCCCTCCCTCTCGGACGGCTCACCTACGCCGAGCGACGCGAGCTCGAGGCGAACGGCGCCTCGACCGGCATCCCCTACATCGAGAACGCTCGCGCGCAAGAGCGCGAGCGAGAGGCAGCAGCCGCTCTCTCGACGGTGAACGCGCGCCTCAACGAGCTCTCGCTCCAGGTGAAGGGTCTCGCGGACCAGGACCGCCAGGAAGAGCCCACTCCCAAGAACCCGGGTGACGACGGCGGTGGTCGCACGCCTCGGACGCCGTACGTGCCGCCGTCGGTCCCCAACCCTGGGGTCCAGAACCCTGTCGACCCGCCGGGCGGTGGAGGCAGGAACCCCGACCCCGACCCCGTCGACGCGCCGGTCCGGCCCCCCGTGACCTACGAGCCCCCGGAGACGGTGACGCCCTACGAGCCCCCGGAGACGGGGACGCCCGTCGGCCCGACTCCGATCACGACCGAGCCCGTCATCGGCAACCCGCGTGACACGCACGGCGACGACCGGCCCAGCCCCGGTTCGCCCGTCGCGCCGGTCGTCGGCGGTCCCGCGATCGGCGGTGGCGGCATCATCGGCGGTGACCCCGGCAGCGGCGGGACGATCGGTGGTCCCGGCGCCGGCGGCGGCACGATCGGCGGTCCTGGCTCGGGCGGGGTGGCCGGTGGTGCCCTCGCGGGTGGCGCTGTGGTCGGTGGCACCGCGCTCGGCGCGATGGGTGCGGCCCGCATCGGCGGTGGCGCGCTCGGCGGCGCGATGGGCGGCGTCCTCGCGGGCACGCCCGGGGCGGCCGGAGGTGTCGGTGGAGCAGCCGTGCTCGGCGGCGGTCCGGCAGGAGCCGGGGCGGCCGGACGCGGGGGCGCGCTGGGCGCCGCCGCGGGTGCGGGCGGCCGAGGGGGCGCGACGAACGGCATGGTCGGCGCGGCCGGCGGCGGGGCCGCGGGGAGCTCGAAGCGCAAGCGGCGCGCGGGCTCGCTCGGCTACGTCGCACCTGAGCTCGACGAGGACGAGCCCACGACGACGTCGCGCTCCGCAGGGCTCGCCCGCGGGTCGCGCGAGGACGCCCCGAAGGTCACCGTGAGCACGCCCGAGGAGGACGAGACCTGGTGA
- a CDS encoding RDD family protein, giving the protein MSEQTCASCGRALREGARFCTSCGAPAAPMIVVEAQPPVTRRKASGGRRAAARSSSRPSVPTTAAAGPVAGATAGAAAGSGLAGAPGLVNGLGAAFDGVRTVGVGARLGAFLIDTLVVLGAAGAVLGATQQPVLAALVALELAVGFVVWEARTGRTVGNLALGLRAARVETPYAPGLGRAARRALVLGAGHLVGGVGQWVVVGSVAGDRSPLRQGWHDRAGRAVVVDVRSPRATVTRAAASAAPSVTYSGPPLPGSSAPLARGAGGTYAGAPGGPGAGQAPAAVLPPPPATFPSPPGGYPPPPGGYPPPPGGYPPPPGGYPPPPGAGFPPPPAGPAHAAATTGAPHPAPVHHVPQQPSHPPAPARPRTFVLTLDTGEAMSVSGPGVIGRAPRPRDGERCDHVVTVDDPQRSLSRTHARFGIDARGLWVADAGSGNGTVVVLPSGQSVVVEPERPTPVPSGSTIRIGDRSVLVEQLPG; this is encoded by the coding sequence ATGAGCGAGCAGACCTGCGCGTCGTGCGGACGCGCGCTGCGGGAGGGCGCGCGGTTCTGCACGAGCTGCGGCGCGCCCGCCGCGCCGATGATCGTCGTCGAGGCGCAGCCGCCGGTCACCCGCCGCAAGGCGTCGGGCGGCCGCCGCGCCGCCGCGCGGTCGTCGTCGCGTCCGTCCGTCCCGACGACGGCCGCTGCCGGTCCCGTGGCGGGCGCTACGGCGGGTGCTGCGGCCGGATCCGGCCTCGCCGGCGCGCCGGGCCTGGTGAACGGCCTGGGGGCCGCGTTCGACGGGGTCCGGACCGTCGGCGTCGGTGCGCGGCTCGGCGCCTTCCTCATCGACACGCTCGTCGTGCTCGGCGCCGCGGGCGCGGTGCTCGGGGCCACGCAGCAGCCCGTGCTCGCCGCGCTCGTCGCGCTCGAGCTCGCGGTCGGGTTCGTCGTGTGGGAGGCCCGCACGGGCCGGACCGTCGGCAACCTCGCGCTCGGCCTGCGCGCCGCCCGGGTCGAGACGCCGTACGCGCCCGGCCTGGGCCGCGCGGCGCGGCGTGCGCTCGTGCTCGGCGCCGGGCACCTCGTCGGCGGGGTCGGGCAGTGGGTCGTCGTCGGGTCCGTCGCGGGGGACCGTTCCCCGCTGCGGCAGGGCTGGCACGACCGGGCCGGCCGGGCCGTCGTCGTCGACGTGCGCAGCCCCCGGGCGACCGTCACGCGCGCCGCGGCATCCGCCGCGCCGTCCGTCACGTACTCGGGACCGCCGCTGCCGGGGTCGTCGGCCCCCCTCGCACGCGGTGCCGGCGGGACGTACGCCGGAGCGCCCGGAGGGCCGGGCGCCGGGCAGGCTCCCGCAGCGGTCCTCCCGCCCCCGCCCGCGACCTTCCCGTCCCCGCCCGGCGGCTACCCGCCGCCCCCCGGTGGCTACCCGCCGCCGCCCGGTGGCTACCCGCCGCCGCCCGGTGGCTACCCGCCGCCGCCCGGCGCCGGGTTCCCGCCCCCGCCCGCCGGCCCCGCGCACGCCGCGGCGACGACCGGCGCCCCGCACCCCGCCCCGGTGCACCACGTGCCGCAGCAGCCGTCGCACCCGCCCGCACCCGCGCGGCCGCGGACGTTCGTCCTCACGCTCGACACGGGCGAGGCGATGAGCGTGAGCGGACCGGGCGTCATCGGGCGCGCGCCGCGTCCGCGCGACGGCGAGCGGTGCGACCACGTCGTGACGGTCGACGACCCGCAGCGGTCCCTGTCCCGCACGCACGCGCGGTTCGGGATCGACGCGCGCGGGCTCTGGGTCGCGGACGCGGGCTCCGGCAACGGCACGGTCGTCGTGCTGCCCTCGGGGCAGTCCGTCGTGGTCGAGCCCGAGCGCCCGACGCCCGTGCCGAGCGGGTCGACCATCCGCATCGGTGACCGCTCGGTGCTCGTGGAGCAGCTCCCGGGCTGA
- the eccCa gene encoding type VII secretion protein EccCa, with translation MSITADRGVQAGPPPVPTGQVVMQPPPEIQPSDGVSGVLSNLVPMLGSVGSIVFISMSQPGGKGMIAGGMFLVASLGFVAVNGWRQRAQHQAQVVGARREYLAYLADLRRTVRQAARAQRRAAQWFAPEPGALPAIAEERSRAWERTPDHPEFLRARLGTGAQQLALQLEAPQTPPLAQLDPVAASAAHRFLVTHRVQQDIPLAVDVRSAARIEVAGAETEARGLARAVVAQLATFHSPDQLQIAVLASERALPAWDWVKWLPHAHSTRERDAVGPARMIGTTLAEIENLLPEGLADRPRFGRAPVGSTPQPHLLVVVDGGHVPVGNGILTPDGVLGITVLELPEHWEELEDTHTLRFLLGAALPDGGVPVEVLRVGMEPTRLKGDQLSLPEAEATARRLLPLYVDAGPQREEGQVSAELVDLLGLGDVRDLDLSRAWRPRLARDRLRVPIGLTPQGQPVALDIKESAQQGMGPHGLIIGATGSGKSEVLRTLVLALALTHSSEDLNFVLVDFKGGATFAGMADMPHVSAIITNLGEELTLVDRMQDALQGEMVRRQELLRAAGNFANVADYEKARRTDRPDLQPLPALLIVADEFSELLAAKPEFVDLFVAIGRLGRSLQMHLLLSSQRLEEGRLRGLESHLSYRIGLRTFSASESRAVLGVPDAYELPPVPGMGYLKPDPTTMIQFRASYVSGPPKARRRSAAGAGPVATGRARLESFTAAPVLTAATGRDEPDEPEIDDDEKRATFDIAVSLMRGQGPAAHQVWLPPLVVPETYDRLMPDLAVDPQLGLVSRGWREAGALTFPLGIVDRPLEQRRENLTISLAGAGGHMAVVGGPRSGKSTVLRSVTTGLALTHTPLEVQLYVLDFGGGTFTPLVGLPHVAGVGTRAEPDVVRRIVAEVEGIVDARERYFRAHGIDSIETYRQRRVAGQVDDGYGDVFVVVDGWSTIRQEFDELEPRLQALAGRGLTFGIHVLASASRWMDFRTQIKDLFGTRLELRLGDPTDSELDRKVAAAVPTGRPGRGMVASKHHVLTALPRIDGDGSAETLGAGVQHLVQAVAQSWRGAPPPKLRLLPEQVTLDELRARAPQAPGILLGIDEAALAPVVIDVREEHHLYAFGDSGAGKSAFLRAVASEVQRLHTPKEAQIIAVDFRRAMLGEIPEPYLTSYLTTHEQATAEIADLAGYLRGRLPGPDVTPDQLRARSWWSGAEVYVLVDDYDLVATSSGNPLTSLVPLLAQAGDVGLHLVLTRRTGGASRSLYDPVLQAVRDLAAPGIVMSGSPDEGALVGAARPVPSVPGRAQLVTREAGLQVVQLAWTPSTT, from the coding sequence ATGTCGATCACCGCCGACCGAGGCGTTCAGGCCGGCCCCCCGCCCGTCCCCACGGGCCAGGTGGTCATGCAGCCGCCCCCGGAGATCCAGCCGTCCGACGGCGTCAGCGGCGTGCTCTCCAACCTCGTGCCGATGCTCGGCTCGGTGGGCTCGATCGTCTTCATCTCGATGTCGCAGCCCGGCGGCAAGGGCATGATCGCGGGCGGCATGTTCCTGGTCGCGTCGCTCGGCTTCGTCGCGGTCAACGGGTGGCGTCAGCGCGCGCAGCACCAGGCGCAGGTCGTCGGCGCACGGCGCGAGTACCTGGCCTACCTGGCGGACCTGCGCCGCACGGTGCGCCAGGCGGCGCGTGCGCAGCGGCGCGCGGCGCAGTGGTTCGCGCCCGAGCCGGGCGCGCTGCCGGCGATCGCCGAGGAGCGTTCGCGCGCGTGGGAGCGCACGCCCGACCACCCGGAGTTCCTGCGCGCGCGCCTCGGGACGGGCGCGCAGCAGCTCGCGCTGCAGCTCGAGGCGCCGCAGACGCCCCCGCTCGCGCAGCTCGACCCGGTGGCGGCCTCGGCCGCGCACCGGTTCCTCGTGACGCACCGCGTGCAGCAGGACATCCCGTTGGCGGTCGACGTGCGCAGCGCGGCGCGCATCGAGGTCGCGGGCGCCGAGACCGAGGCCCGCGGGCTGGCGCGCGCGGTCGTCGCGCAGCTCGCGACGTTCCACTCCCCCGACCAGCTGCAGATCGCCGTCCTCGCGAGCGAGCGCGCCCTGCCCGCGTGGGACTGGGTCAAGTGGCTCCCGCACGCGCACTCGACCCGCGAGCGCGACGCGGTGGGCCCCGCGCGGATGATCGGCACGACGCTCGCCGAGATCGAGAACCTGCTCCCCGAAGGCCTCGCGGACCGGCCGCGGTTCGGCCGCGCGCCCGTCGGCTCGACGCCCCAGCCGCACCTGCTCGTCGTCGTCGACGGCGGTCACGTGCCGGTCGGCAACGGGATCCTCACGCCGGACGGCGTCCTCGGCATCACGGTGCTCGAGCTGCCGGAGCACTGGGAGGAGCTCGAGGACACGCACACGCTGCGGTTCCTGCTGGGCGCCGCGCTGCCGGACGGCGGCGTGCCCGTCGAGGTGCTGCGCGTCGGGATGGAGCCCACGCGGCTCAAGGGCGACCAGCTCTCGCTGCCGGAGGCCGAGGCCACCGCGCGCCGTCTGCTCCCCCTGTACGTGGACGCCGGGCCGCAGCGCGAGGAGGGCCAGGTCTCGGCCGAGCTCGTCGACCTGCTGGGCCTGGGCGACGTGCGCGACCTCGACCTGTCGCGCGCGTGGCGTCCGCGGCTCGCGCGCGACAGGCTGCGCGTCCCGATCGGCCTGACCCCGCAGGGGCAGCCCGTCGCGCTCGACATCAAGGAGTCCGCGCAGCAGGGCATGGGGCCGCACGGGCTCATCATCGGCGCGACCGGGTCCGGCAAGTCCGAGGTGCTGCGCACGCTCGTCCTCGCGCTCGCGCTCACGCACTCGTCCGAGGACCTCAACTTCGTCCTCGTCGACTTCAAGGGTGGCGCGACGTTCGCGGGCATGGCGGACATGCCGCACGTGTCCGCGATCATCACGAACCTCGGCGAGGAGCTCACGCTCGTCGACCGCATGCAGGACGCGCTGCAGGGCGAGATGGTGCGCCGCCAGGAGCTGCTGCGCGCGGCGGGGAACTTCGCGAACGTCGCCGACTACGAGAAGGCGCGCCGCACGGACCGGCCCGACCTGCAGCCGCTGCCCGCGCTGCTCATCGTGGCCGACGAGTTCTCCGAGCTGCTGGCCGCCAAGCCCGAGTTCGTCGACCTGTTCGTCGCGATCGGACGCCTCGGCCGGTCGCTGCAGATGCATCTGCTGCTGTCCAGCCAGCGCCTCGAGGAGGGCCGCCTGCGCGGCCTGGAGTCCCACCTGTCGTACCGGATCGGTCTGCGCACGTTCTCCGCGTCCGAGTCGCGCGCCGTGCTCGGCGTGCCCGACGCGTACGAGCTGCCGCCCGTCCCCGGCATGGGCTACCTCAAGCCCGACCCGACGACGATGATCCAGTTCCGCGCCTCCTACGTCTCGGGTCCGCCCAAGGCGCGGCGCCGCTCCGCCGCGGGCGCCGGTCCCGTCGCCACGGGTCGCGCGCGCCTCGAGTCGTTCACGGCCGCGCCCGTCCTGACCGCCGCCACGGGTCGCGACGAGCCCGACGAGCCGGAGATCGACGACGACGAGAAGCGCGCCACGTTCGACATCGCGGTCTCGCTCATGCGCGGCCAGGGTCCCGCCGCGCACCAGGTGTGGCTCCCGCCGCTCGTCGTGCCCGAGACGTACGACCGCCTCATGCCCGACCTCGCGGTCGACCCCCAGCTCGGGCTCGTCTCGCGCGGCTGGCGCGAGGCCGGTGCCCTGACGTTCCCGCTCGGCATCGTCGACCGCCCGCTCGAGCAGCGGCGCGAGAACCTCACCATCTCGCTCGCCGGCGCGGGCGGTCACATGGCCGTCGTCGGCGGCCCGCGCTCCGGCAAGAGCACCGTGCTGCGGTCCGTCACGACGGGCCTCGCGCTGACGCACACCCCGCTCGAGGTGCAGCTCTACGTGCTCGACTTCGGCGGCGGCACGTTCACGCCGCTCGTCGGGCTGCCGCACGTCGCCGGGGTCGGCACACGCGCCGAGCCCGACGTCGTGCGCCGCATCGTCGCGGAGGTCGAGGGGATCGTCGACGCACGCGAGCGGTACTTCCGGGCCCACGGCATCGACTCCATCGAGACCTACCGCCAGCGCCGCGTCGCGGGTCAGGTCGACGACGGGTACGGCGACGTGTTCGTCGTCGTCGACGGCTGGTCCACGATCCGTCAGGAGTTCGACGAGCTCGAGCCGCGCCTGCAGGCGCTCGCCGGTCGCGGCCTGACGTTCGGCATCCACGTCCTCGCGTCCGCGAGCCGCTGGATGGACTTCCGCACCCAGATCAAGGACCTGTTCGGCACGCGGCTCGAGCTGCGGCTCGGCGACCCGACGGACTCCGAGCTCGACCGCAAGGTCGCCGCCGCCGTCCCCACGGGCCGCCCGGGACGCGGCATGGTGGCGTCCAAGCACCACGTCCTCACCGCGCTGCCCCGCATCGACGGCGACGGCTCCGCCGAGACGCTCGGCGCCGGCGTGCAGCACCTCGTGCAGGCCGTCGCGCAGTCGTGGCGCGGCGCACCCCCGCCCAAGCTGCGCCTGCTGCCCGAGCAGGTCACGCTCGACGAGCTGCGCGCCCGCGCGCCGCAGGCGCCCGGCATCCTGCTCGGCATCGACGAGGCCGCGCTCGCACCCGTCGTCATCGACGTCCGCGAGGAGCACCACCTGTACGCGTTCGGCGACTCGGGCGCGGGCAAGTCCGCGTTCCTGCGCGCCGTCGCGAGCGAGGTGCAGCGCCTGCACACGCCCAAGGAAGCCCAGATCATCGCGGTCGACTTCCGCCGCGCGATGCTCGGCGAGATCCCCGAGCCGTACCTCACGAGCTACCTGACCACGCACGAGCAGGCGACCGCCGAGATCGCCGACCTCGCGGGCTACCTGCGCGGCCGCCTGCCCGGCCCGGACGTCACGCCCGACCAGCTGCGCGCGCGGTCCTGGTGGAGCGGCGCCGAGGTGTACGTGCTCGTCGACGACTACGACCTCGTCGCCACGTCGTCGGGCAACCCGCTCACGTCGCTCGTCCCGCTGCTCGCGCAGGCCGGCGACGTCGGGCTCCACCTCGTGCTCACGCGCCGCACCGGCGGCGCGTCACGCTCGCTGTACGACCCGGTGCTGCAGGCCGTGCGCGACCTCGCCGCACCCGGGATCGTCATGTCGGGCAGTCCCGACGAGGGCGCGCTCGTCGGCGCCGCACGGCCCGTGCCGTCCGTGCCGGGCCGCGCGCAGCTCGTCACGCGCGAGGCGGGGCTGCAGGTCGTGCAGCTCGCCTGGACGCCGTCGACGACCTGA
- a CDS encoding RDD family protein produces the protein MPGSVAPVGRRVAAYAIDVVALFLLAGAGVLISLAVAGTPEAGATPSAVSFLPHVLAGLGGLTLWVGESVTGATLGGALLGIRTVSAETGRPAGLLRIFVRQLVVGLGSIACGVGSWLVAASGVFDKSPAQRGWHDKAAGTIVLLANATGVARSEDPAQAWDRAVARAVGPVPPPPPSPAPASAPPPAPVAQAPVVAPAASAPAVAAPVIGTPAATTPAAGSVDASVPPAATDVPSANEPEPSPTISLVPLPPGVGTGRPTERPPAGGLITGPPVGAPAAPGTTPTSASTPASTPDSAPSPAAGPASPAATAATSGWSDALAGEARRASGDTPPSGHDQVEPPRKPAETTATAAQPVVRFASEHPRWTEELDDIELTRLRTPVTGLPPVPPGLRLVFDTGERVDVMGDGVVGRAPQGEVPHVVAIDDPARSLSKTHLAFGPAEPGTLWVVDRGSTNGTLVVRPDGTAATLPAGTRATVGPGWSLRLGERTVRVEAR, from the coding sequence GTGCCGGGCAGCGTCGCGCCGGTCGGGCGTCGTGTCGCCGCGTACGCCATCGACGTGGTCGCGCTCTTCCTGCTCGCCGGCGCGGGCGTGCTGATCTCGCTGGCCGTCGCAGGCACCCCCGAGGCGGGCGCGACGCCGAGCGCGGTGTCGTTCCTGCCGCACGTGCTCGCCGGGCTCGGCGGGCTCACGCTGTGGGTCGGCGAGTCCGTCACCGGTGCGACCCTCGGCGGCGCGCTGCTCGGGATCCGCACCGTCTCGGCCGAGACGGGCCGACCTGCCGGCCTGCTGCGGATCTTCGTGCGACAGCTCGTCGTGGGCCTCGGCAGCATCGCGTGCGGGGTCGGGTCGTGGCTCGTCGCCGCGTCGGGGGTCTTCGACAAGTCGCCCGCACAGCGCGGCTGGCACGACAAGGCCGCCGGCACGATCGTCCTGCTCGCGAACGCGACGGGCGTCGCGCGCTCCGAGGACCCCGCGCAGGCGTGGGACCGGGCCGTCGCGCGGGCCGTCGGACCGGTGCCCCCGCCGCCGCCGAGCCCCGCACCCGCATCTGCGCCGCCTCCGGCTCCCGTCGCGCAGGCGCCCGTCGTCGCCCCCGCGGCATCCGCACCGGCGGTCGCCGCGCCCGTGATCGGCACGCCCGCCGCGACCACTCCCGCGGCCGGCTCGGTCGACGCGTCGGTCCCGCCGGCCGCGACCGACGTCCCGTCGGCGAACGAGCCCGAGCCGTCTCCGACGATCAGCCTCGTGCCGCTGCCGCCGGGTGTCGGGACGGGCCGCCCCACGGAGCGCCCGCCGGCCGGTGGCCTCATCACGGGCCCGCCCGTCGGGGCGCCCGCGGCGCCAGGAACCACGCCGACGTCCGCCTCCACCCCAGCGTCCACCCCGGACTCCGCCCCGTCGCCCGCCGCCGGGCCGGCGTCGCCCGCGGCCACCGCGGCGACGTCGGGCTGGTCCGACGCGCTCGCGGGCGAGGCCCGGCGCGCGTCGGGCGACACCCCGCCCTCGGGTCACGACCAGGTCGAGCCGCCGCGGAAGCCCGCGGAGACCACGGCGACCGCCGCGCAGCCTGTCGTGCGGTTCGCGAGCGAGCACCCGCGCTGGACGGAGGAGCTCGACGACATCGAGCTCACGCGCCTGCGCACGCCCGTCACGGGTCTGCCGCCCGTCCCGCCGGGCCTGCGCCTGGTGTTCGACACGGGTGAGCGCGTCGACGTGATGGGCGACGGTGTCGTCGGGCGCGCGCCGCAGGGCGAGGTCCCGCACGTCGTCGCGATCGACGACCCCGCGCGGTCGCTGTCCAAGACGCACCTCGCGTTCGGCCCGGCGGAGCCGGGCACGCTGTGGGTCGTGGACCGCGGCTCGACCAACGGCACGCTCGTCGTGCGCCCCGACGGGACGGCCGCGACGCTGCCCGCGGGCACGCGCGCGACGGTCGGCCCCGGCTGGTCGCTGCGCCTCGGCGAGCGCACCGTGCGCGTCGAGGCCCGCTGA
- a CDS encoding polyprenyl synthetase family protein: MTSTAAIPLADQALADRLTARLALVEEALRDAVGNADALADSASRHLVNAGGKRLRPLLTLLVAELGDGARREVIDAAVVVELTHLATLYHDDVMDSAPLRRGAPAAHEVWGNSVAILTGDLLFARASTTVAGLGPEAVRIQARTFERLCLGQLHETVGPRDGDDPVAHYLQVLADKTASLLATSARLGAMFAGCPPEVVSTVMEFGERIGVAFQLADDVIDLTSDGALTGKTPGTDLRERVPTMPVLLLRARCAGPDATAEDQALLARLDGDLSDDAALAEAVALLRAHAVVGETRAQAVALAHDAVRVLEPLPPGPVKDALVSFADALVDRAS, encoded by the coding sequence GTGACTTCGACCGCGGCCATCCCGCTGGCCGACCAGGCCCTCGCCGACCGGCTCACCGCGCGCCTCGCGCTCGTCGAGGAGGCGCTGCGCGACGCCGTCGGCAACGCCGACGCGCTTGCGGACTCCGCGTCGCGCCACCTGGTCAACGCCGGTGGCAAGCGCCTGCGCCCGCTGCTCACCCTGCTCGTCGCCGAGCTCGGTGACGGCGCGCGCCGGGAGGTCATCGACGCGGCCGTCGTCGTCGAGCTCACGCACCTCGCGACGCTGTACCACGACGACGTCATGGACTCCGCGCCGCTGCGCCGCGGCGCACCCGCCGCGCACGAGGTCTGGGGCAACTCCGTCGCGATCCTCACCGGCGACCTGCTGTTCGCACGCGCGTCGACGACCGTCGCGGGCCTCGGCCCCGAGGCCGTGCGCATCCAGGCGCGCACGTTCGAGCGCCTGTGCCTCGGCCAGCTCCACGAGACCGTCGGCCCGCGCGACGGCGACGACCCCGTCGCGCACTACCTGCAGGTGCTCGCGGACAAGACCGCGTCGCTGCTCGCGACGTCCGCACGGCTCGGCGCGATGTTCGCGGGCTGCCCGCCCGAGGTCGTGTCGACCGTCATGGAGTTCGGCGAGCGCATCGGCGTCGCGTTCCAGCTCGCCGACGACGTCATCGACCTCACCTCCGACGGTGCGTTGACCGGCAAGACGCCCGGCACGGACCTGCGCGAGCGCGTCCCCACGATGCCCGTTCTGCTGCTGCGCGCGCGCTGCGCCGGACCGGACGCCACCGCCGAGGACCAGGCGCTGCTCGCGCGCCTCGACGGCGACCTGTCCGACGACGCCGCGCTCGCCGAGGCCGTCGCGCTGCTGCGCGCCCACGCGGTCGTCGGCGAGACCCGCGCCCAGGCCGTCGCGCTGGCTCACGACGCCGTACGCGTGCTCGAGCCGCTGCCCCCCGGTCCGGTCAAGGACGCGCTCGTCTCGTTCGCCGACGCCCTGGTCGACCGCGCGTCCTGA
- the nuoN gene encoding NADH-quinone oxidoreductase subunit NuoN, translating into MSFTAPDIAWGALSPVVIVLVAGILGVLVEAFVPDRARRTTQLVLAFGAPVGAVVAVAALWDGVASSGGTDVLDGSLLVDGPTLVIQGVIAVLTVLALLVVADRTATGQDAFAPTAASIPGSEYEELARRKGLTQTEVYPLLLLATGGMMILPATGDLLTLFVALEVLSLPLYLLTGMARRRRLLSQEAALKYFLLGAFASALLIFGVALVYGYSGTLRYSEIAAATAQPSALDPLLLVGAVLLLVGLLFKVGAVPFHSWTPDAYQGAPTPITGFMAACTKAAAFAALLRVYYTIFPGLQWDLDVFLWTVAIATMVVGTVVALVQTDIKRLLAYSSIAHAGFILTGVVALDEAGVSAVLFYLLAYGVATVGAFGVVWLVRERTVPQGSDDELGESDEDLRTSVLGEATHLSQWAGLGRTHPALAGAFALFLLSFAGIPLTAGFIGKFAVFSAAIDGGAWPLALVGVLSSAAAAFFYVRIIVLMYFTPAPGRDEVASASAPESSAGEPAVEPAVEGTSDEDVALEGADGSVAVATLVAAPVATTTTTVVPSEGLAAVAIGLAAVLTVVLGVFPTPVLDLISDVAKFLP; encoded by the coding sequence GTGAGCTTCACCGCACCGGACATCGCCTGGGGCGCCCTCAGCCCCGTCGTGATCGTGCTCGTCGCGGGCATCCTCGGCGTGCTCGTCGAGGCGTTCGTGCCCGACCGTGCGCGCCGCACCACGCAGCTCGTGCTCGCGTTCGGCGCGCCCGTCGGCGCGGTCGTCGCGGTCGCCGCGCTGTGGGACGGCGTCGCGTCGTCCGGCGGCACGGACGTGCTGGACGGGTCGCTGCTCGTCGACGGCCCCACGCTCGTCATCCAGGGCGTCATCGCGGTCCTCACGGTCCTCGCGCTGCTCGTCGTCGCGGACCGCACGGCCACCGGCCAGGACGCGTTCGCGCCCACTGCGGCGTCGATCCCCGGCTCGGAGTACGAGGAGCTCGCGCGGCGCAAGGGTCTCACGCAGACCGAGGTCTACCCGCTGCTGCTGCTCGCCACCGGCGGCATGATGATCCTGCCCGCGACCGGCGACCTGCTCACGCTGTTCGTCGCGCTCGAGGTGCTGTCGCTCCCGCTGTACCTGCTCACCGGCATGGCGCGCCGCCGCCGCCTGCTCTCGCAGGAGGCCGCGCTCAAGTACTTCCTGCTCGGCGCGTTCGCCTCGGCGCTGCTGATCTTCGGCGTCGCGCTCGTCTACGGCTACTCCGGCACGCTGCGCTACTCCGAGATCGCCGCGGCCACTGCCCAGCCCTCGGCGCTCGACCCGCTGCTGCTCGTCGGTGCCGTGCTCCTGCTCGTCGGCCTGCTGTTCAAGGTCGGCGCGGTGCCGTTCCACTCCTGGACGCCGGACGCCTACCAGGGCGCCCCGACCCCCATCACCGGCTTCATGGCCGCGTGCACCAAGGCCGCCGCGTTCGCCGCGCTGCTGCGCGTCTACTACACGATCTTCCCGGGCCTGCAGTGGGACCTGGACGTGTTCCTGTGGACCGTCGCCATCGCCACGATGGTCGTCGGCACCGTCGTCGCGCTCGTCCAGACCGACATCAAGCGCCTGCTCGCGTACTCGTCGATCGCGCACGCGGGGTTCATCCTCACGGGCGTGGTCGCGCTCGACGAGGCCGGCGTCAGCGCCGTGCTGTTCTACCTGCTGGCCTACGGCGTCGCGACCGTCGGCGCGTTCGGCGTCGTGTGGCTCGTGCGCGAGCGCACCGTCCCGCAGGGGTCCGACGACGAGCTCGGCGAGTCCGACGAGGACCTGCGCACCTCCGTGCTCGGCGAGGCCACGCATCTGTCGCAGTGGGCCGGTCTCGGCCGCACCCACCCGGCGCTCGCCGGGGCGTTCGCGCTGTTCCTGCTGTCGTTCGCGGGCATCCCGCTCACGGCCGGGTTCATCGGGAAGTTCGCCGTGTTCTCCGCCGCGATCGACGGCGGCGCCTGGCCGCTCGCGCTCGTCGGCGTGCTGAGCTCGGCCGCGGCAGCGTTCTTCTACGTGCGGATCATCGTCCTCATGTACTTCACGCCCGCGCCGGGTCGCGACGAGGTCGCGTCGGCCTCGGCGCCCGAGTCGTCGGCGGGGGAGCCCGCCGTCGAGCCAGCCGTCGAGGGCACCTCCGACGAGGACGTCGCGCTCGAGGGCGCCGACGGCTCGGTCGCCGTCGCGACGCTCGTCGCCGCGCCCGTCGCGACGACCACGACGACCGTCGTGCCGTCCGAGGGGCTCGCGGCGGTCGCGATCGGCCTCGCCGCGGTCCTCACGGTCGTGCTCGGCGTCTTCCCGACCCCGGTGCTCGACCTCATCTCCGACGTCGCGAAGTTCCTGCCCTGA